A DNA window from Agarivorans sp. TSD2052 contains the following coding sequences:
- a CDS encoding glutathione S-transferase codes for MPTTLYSFRRCPYAMRARLAIAVSNTPVLLREIILKHKPSEMLDISPKGTVPVLQLESGNVIDESVDIMLWALQQADPQAWLAPDYPSMLQWIEQNDKQFKPLLDKYKYAVRFPEQSPQDYRQQGEAFLQKIEQQLSQTRCLMGEQQSLADMAILPFIRQFASVDLRWFEQAPYPYLQAWLKHFIDSALFRSIMQKYPTWLDSQQEIRFP; via the coding sequence ATGCCTACTACACTTTATTCCTTTCGTCGTTGCCCCTACGCCATGCGTGCTCGACTAGCCATTGCGGTGAGTAATACCCCTGTACTGCTGCGAGAAATCATCCTGAAACATAAACCCAGTGAGATGCTAGACATTTCACCTAAAGGCACCGTGCCGGTGCTGCAGCTTGAATCAGGCAACGTGATTGATGAGAGCGTTGATATTATGCTGTGGGCCTTACAACAAGCCGACCCGCAAGCTTGGTTAGCGCCAGATTATCCAAGCATGTTGCAATGGATTGAGCAAAACGATAAGCAGTTCAAACCTTTATTAGATAAATACAAATATGCGGTACGTTTTCCAGAGCAAAGCCCCCAAGATTACCGCCAACAAGGTGAAGCATTTCTACAAAAAATTGAACAACAGCTAAGCCAAACACGCTGTTTAATGGGCGAGCAACAAAGCCTTGCCGACATGGCCATTTTGCCGTTTATTCGTCAGTTTGCCTCAGTAGATCTTAGGTGGTTTGAGCAAGCGCCTTACCCTTATTTACAAGCATGGCTAAAACACTTTATTGATTCGGCATTGTTTCGCTCAATCATGCAAAAATACCCAACGTGGTTAGACAGCCAGCAAGAAATACGCTTTCCTTAA
- a CDS encoding LysR family transcriptional regulator produces MAVSLEQLHAFVATVEQGGVAQAARHIGKHVSTLREQVNNLEIDTGLTLFVRHPRSLEVTEHGEQLYNFAKSMLSEASHFDAKVDSLLQGIPERLTIAIDTSLVESALDNQISALLQAYPYLSLKVLNGDTLQIRGWIMSGKADIGIMLSTINVPTEITHANAYSFEVIRVVPARWELPNPAQPRDLRDKLQLSYSFLQDIGMRDADVISHRFMLCNNATQLLSLVKAGVGWAHLPKFVCEDALADGEVVINQAPSEPFSNWNAELVWKKEKAINPAMQMFIEAVQALPSH; encoded by the coding sequence ATGGCTGTGTCACTAGAGCAACTGCACGCATTTGTTGCTACCGTTGAGCAAGGAGGTGTCGCCCAGGCTGCACGTCATATCGGTAAACATGTTTCGACATTACGAGAGCAGGTTAATAATTTAGAAATTGATACTGGACTCACGTTATTTGTGCGCCATCCACGTTCACTAGAAGTCACAGAGCATGGTGAGCAGTTATATAACTTTGCTAAATCGATGCTATCTGAGGCCAGTCATTTTGACGCTAAGGTTGATAGCTTATTGCAGGGGATCCCAGAAAGGCTCACGATCGCCATCGATACTAGCTTAGTAGAGTCTGCATTAGACAATCAGATATCAGCTCTGCTACAAGCCTACCCCTATCTCAGTTTAAAAGTGTTAAATGGTGATACCTTACAGATCAGAGGTTGGATAATGTCGGGTAAAGCTGATATTGGCATCATGCTATCAACGATTAACGTTCCTACTGAAATTACCCACGCCAATGCTTATAGCTTTGAAGTGATTAGAGTTGTGCCAGCCCGTTGGGAACTACCTAACCCGGCGCAACCAAGGGATTTACGCGATAAACTACAATTAAGTTATTCCTTTTTACAGGATATAGGTATGCGTGATGCCGACGTAATCAGTCACCGCTTTATGTTATGTAATAACGCAACTCAATTATTAAGTTTAGTTAAAGCGGGTGTAGGTTGGGCACATTTACCTAAGTTTGTTTGCGAAGATGCGCTTGCAGATGGCGAAGTTGTTATCAATCAAGCTCCCAGTGAACCCTTTTCAAATTGGAATGCAGAACTGGTGTGGAAGAAAGAAAAAGCCATTAACCCTGCCATGCAAATGTTTATCGAAGCGGTACAGGCTTTACCGAGCCATTAG
- a CDS encoding dihydrofolate reductase family protein, with protein MPNFVFIAVSLDGFIADKDQGLDWLDSVPNPQGLDLGYQPFIDSIDALVMGRHSFEKVMSFDCDWPYSKPVMVLSNSLTSLPEGFTGEVTLINGELKQLVKQLNQQGYNNLYIDGGLTIQQFLANDLIDEMILTRFPILLGGGAPLFGDLPMSKAFKHQSTSVLLDQLVQSHYIREQ; from the coding sequence ATGCCTAATTTCGTTTTTATTGCCGTTAGCTTAGATGGTTTTATCGCTGATAAGGATCAGGGCTTAGACTGGCTAGACAGTGTGCCCAACCCCCAAGGTTTAGATCTCGGTTATCAGCCGTTCATCGACTCAATTGATGCCCTCGTGATGGGCCGACATTCCTTTGAGAAGGTAATGAGTTTTGATTGTGATTGGCCTTACAGCAAACCCGTTATGGTTTTAAGCAATAGCCTTACAAGCCTACCAGAAGGCTTTACTGGCGAAGTAACACTAATAAACGGCGAACTAAAGCAATTAGTCAAACAACTCAACCAACAAGGTTATAACAACTTGTATATTGATGGTGGCCTGACTATTCAGCAATTTTTAGCTAATGACTTAATCGATGAAATGATTCTGACTCGCTTCCCTATATTGCTAGGTGGCGGAGCGCCGCTATTTGGTGATTTACCGATGAGCAAAGCGTTTAAACATCAATCAACCAGCGTGCTGTTAGACCAACTCGTGCAAAGCCACTATATTCGCGAACAATAA
- a CDS encoding substrate-binding periplasmic protein, whose amino-acid sequence MSYSTTLLAEQNSETLTIASFVVPPYIIKQPDGSLTGIFVETIKEAAKQSGVRVEFSLSNWARAQSRVEHGEIDAIWPVVKTKERQAWLHYPTEPINQFRFSLFANAERNFEFNGELESLSGLTLGKLNNAKTHPLFHQGEQQGVFLVKERTSLTLLLQAVSRKRLDGFVAPERMVEWLMRESRVYNVEPLPTAFGVNDIYLGLSKLSHKQEPFTQLYQAARKITLDETLWIEQYFQLEANDTVQQ is encoded by the coding sequence TTGAGTTATTCAACAACTCTCTTAGCAGAACAGAACTCAGAAACATTAACCATAGCTAGTTTTGTGGTACCGCCCTACATCATCAAACAACCCGATGGTTCCTTGACTGGTATCTTTGTTGAAACCATCAAGGAAGCAGCTAAGCAAAGTGGAGTTCGGGTAGAGTTTTCGCTGAGTAATTGGGCAAGAGCCCAATCAAGAGTAGAACATGGAGAAATTGATGCCATTTGGCCCGTAGTTAAAACCAAAGAGCGCCAAGCTTGGTTGCACTACCCCACTGAGCCCATTAATCAATTCAGGTTTTCCTTGTTCGCCAATGCAGAACGTAATTTTGAGTTTAATGGGGAGCTTGAGTCTTTGTCAGGATTAACGTTAGGCAAACTTAACAATGCTAAAACCCACCCTTTGTTTCACCAAGGTGAGCAACAAGGCGTTTTTTTAGTTAAAGAACGGACCTCATTAACGCTATTATTGCAGGCTGTTTCTCGTAAGCGCTTAGATGGCTTTGTCGCACCTGAAAGGATGGTTGAGTGGCTGATGCGGGAAAGCCGCGTTTACAATGTTGAGCCCCTGCCCACAGCCTTTGGGGTTAATGATATCTACTTAGGCTTGTCAAAACTTAGCCACAAACAAGAGCCATTCACGCAACTCTACCAAGCCGCCAGAAAAATTACGCTCGATGAAACACTATGGATAGAACAGTATTTTCAGCTTGAAGCAAATGATACTGTTCAGCAATAA
- a CDS encoding alpha/beta hydrolase family protein, which translates to MARTEQREIATKNGHTVSSTFYFPDIEMKGAILIVPAMGVTQAFYAPFAAWLTTHGYMVATFDYSGTGLSQTGHLRDARVTITDWADFDCTAMVEAMSNKANGTPLYWIGHSLGGQLIGMISNLHLVTKAFSIASGSGYWLDNVPSLKWRVWWLWFFVVPLTTRIYGYFPGKRLRKVGDLPSGVINQWRKWCLNPHYMVGAEGQKTRDKYRLVSTPIYSFSFTDDELMSKKNIDSLNSFYPASTIQVNRITPEEIGTQRIGHFGFFNVKFEQSLWASHLLPELH; encoded by the coding sequence ATGGCACGTACAGAACAAAGAGAGATAGCCACTAAGAATGGGCATACCGTGTCTTCTACCTTTTATTTCCCTGATATTGAAATGAAAGGTGCCATTCTTATTGTGCCGGCAATGGGCGTTACACAAGCGTTTTATGCGCCATTTGCGGCATGGTTAACCACTCATGGCTATATGGTTGCAACGTTTGATTATTCTGGAACGGGCTTATCTCAAACGGGTCATTTAAGGGATGCAAGAGTCACCATTACTGATTGGGCGGATTTTGATTGCACAGCAATGGTCGAGGCAATGTCGAACAAGGCAAATGGCACACCACTCTATTGGATTGGGCATAGTCTTGGTGGGCAGCTTATTGGCATGATCTCTAATCTCCACCTTGTGACTAAAGCCTTTAGTATTGCCAGCGGAAGTGGTTACTGGCTTGATAATGTGCCTTCGTTAAAATGGCGTGTATGGTGGCTTTGGTTTTTTGTTGTTCCATTAACGACCCGAATTTACGGGTACTTTCCTGGCAAACGATTGCGTAAGGTAGGGGATTTACCCAGCGGAGTCATTAATCAATGGCGTAAATGGTGTCTGAACCCTCATTACATGGTGGGTGCTGAAGGCCAAAAGACACGTGATAAATATCGATTAGTCTCTACACCCATTTATTCTTTCTCTTTTACCGATGATGAATTGATGTCCAAAAAGAACATCGACTCTCTGAATAGTTTTTATCCGGCCTCAACAATACAAGTAAATCGTATTACGCCCGAAGAAATAGGAACACAACGCATAGGGCATTTTGGTTTTTTTAACGTGAAGTTTGAGCAAAGTTTGTGGGCATCTCATTTGTTGCCAGAACTACACTAG
- a CDS encoding DUF3360 family protein codes for MSKSKQKFYRDMRRKAQEFDSREEFLNHDLKIMSFRRWGIHLPFRDYSIEIEDWVPALAATIGKVVMVTAMVAAFAAQFGLSAEFVAENVRYELLIAGALFVILFSAILNPNANLAGTHGPMIPLIPLIAAAGGHPLALGLMVCVFGLLLAFTKGGSKLMTLTGVGVRGGLLIYLGAVGLIGQINKTESWASASDQGYISFAVIGVTVLIYAYLAKVNKRWLAIPLCSAIAGIVAYVLGADFAFTTEPGLPHFSPFYWWGEDTGWQLGWPTLSHFIAVTPFALLAVAMWSPDYLGHRVFQELNYPKEAKGVLMDVDDTMMGASVRQGVGALLGGGNLASSWGTYMIPAAIAKRPIPGGALLTGFLCVLASVLGYPMDLAMWEPVLRVALIVGVFLPLLEAGMQMIHKHKDSLSAGICIFACAFVNPVFGWASTMLLDNMGLIGDHERAKELSFKDKYLIPGAAFVICVGSLAAVGQLPGIPALINP; via the coding sequence ATGTCTAAAAGTAAACAAAAATTTTACCGCGATATGCGCCGCAAGGCCCAGGAGTTTGACAGTAGGGAGGAGTTTCTTAATCACGATCTAAAAATCATGAGCTTTCGTCGCTGGGGCATTCACTTGCCATTTCGTGACTACAGTATTGAGATAGAAGATTGGGTACCCGCCCTTGCCGCTACCATCGGTAAAGTGGTTATGGTTACCGCCATGGTGGCAGCATTTGCGGCTCAGTTTGGCCTTTCCGCCGAATTTGTTGCTGAAAACGTACGTTACGAGCTGCTCATTGCCGGTGCGCTATTTGTTATCTTGTTTTCGGCCATTTTAAACCCTAACGCCAACCTCGCCGGTACTCACGGGCCAATGATTCCGCTAATTCCGCTAATTGCAGCGGCAGGAGGGCACCCGCTCGCCTTGGGGTTAATGGTGTGTGTGTTCGGCTTATTACTCGCCTTTACCAAGGGGGGCTCTAAGTTAATGACCCTTACCGGGGTGGGTGTTAGAGGGGGCTTACTGATTTACCTAGGCGCTGTTGGCTTGATTGGGCAAATCAATAAAACCGAGAGCTGGGCATCGGCCAGTGATCAGGGGTATATCTCGTTTGCAGTCATTGGCGTTACAGTGTTGATTTACGCCTATTTGGCTAAAGTGAATAAACGCTGGTTGGCGATTCCACTTTGTTCTGCCATTGCAGGTATTGTGGCTTATGTTTTAGGGGCCGATTTTGCCTTTACTACAGAGCCGGGCCTGCCGCACTTTAGCCCTTTTTACTGGTGGGGTGAAGATACCGGTTGGCAACTAGGCTGGCCAACCTTGAGCCATTTTATTGCAGTAACACCATTTGCTTTACTCGCAGTGGCCATGTGGTCACCTGACTATTTGGGTCACCGAGTATTCCAAGAGCTTAACTACCCCAAAGAAGCCAAAGGCGTTTTAATGGACGTAGACGATACCATGATGGGCGCCTCGGTTCGCCAAGGTGTTGGTGCGCTATTAGGTGGCGGTAATCTGGCGTCATCATGGGGAACCTATATGATCCCTGCCGCCATTGCTAAACGCCCGATTCCTGGTGGCGCTTTGCTTACCGGTTTTCTTTGTGTATTGGCATCAGTGCTAGGTTACCCAATGGATTTAGCCATGTGGGAGCCGGTTCTACGTGTTGCGCTAATTGTGGGGGTATTCTTACCTTTATTAGAAGCTGGCATGCAAATGATTCATAAGCATAAAGACTCGTTAAGTGCTGGTATATGTATTTTTGCCTGTGCTTTTGTAAACCCTGTGTTTGGTTGGGCCAGCACCATGCTGCTTGATAACATGGGCTTAATTGGTGACCACGAACGCGCTAAAGAGCTGTCGTTTAAAGACAAATACCTGATCCCAGGTGCGGCATTTGTCATCTGTGTCGGCTCATTGGCAGCGGTTGGCCAGTTGCCGGGTATTCCGGCACTCATCAATCCATAA
- a CDS encoding DUF294 nucleotidyltransferase-like domain-containing protein, with translation MKISEHADRTETLFGLRAEEIHKWIDGFFDHDGFDHYMRMGKIASYDPYDHRRFRHCKEALEEAYQEFGEKYSRQQIKNVVETHIKDDYDGYLPSRTDFENGTFTAKYHDAQHSEEMGSILSAQEMEDYFNGMADRSTPGNSFVSSFGFRIVIPTLLAILLFITAIVFVIVPQVEGSMMSQKKLMIKELTSSAVSIVERYIQLQESGELSLEQAQSKAAEEVKAMRYGEQNKDYFFITDMHPRMIMHPYRQDLKGRDLTRYTDSENKSGKLIFVEFTQLVKDQQEGYLEYLWQWKDDPNKTAPKLSYVHGVAQWQWIIGTGVYFNDVQKEIDKLEQALFTTFMLITLGLVAIMSYIIGQSRTIENRKKRAEVALHEAKDRYRALVESSNEGYMLEADGEVLYANNRLHRMVGYSDSELKADSIWNMLFPVCAQNARVLAHLVQLFKHQAEASEFEAQLLTKSGKQLDIILSTSKIFLSEKSGHVISFRPITRKIYGGSVGLVKKVTDYQLLTSRIVEQIAQSNTQGHVVESLNHMPELIREMIDAGSRPDNLRRAIGSAYDAAICRFIDLSIEELGEPPVPFSFISFGSNARHDMTLFSDQDNAIVFEAPAPERRKSTQRYFLHLAERVCGLLNQAGYSYCEGLIMATNHRWCLTVEEWQNNFESWINSATPSTILELNVFFDIRSTYGKKALVDQIQQHINQLIRQHPSFLSTYAKNCLSYKVPLNSFKQIKTERHDGEASINLKACLRPMEIFCRIYALKHDIRESNTMVRLKKLAAVKEIDPQSFKEMVYIFDHIWHLRFMNQIVEYTDLREVNDVLAINSLTELEQQNLKNVLMKISLFHNKINQDFFGSSAGKL, from the coding sequence ATGAAAATTTCTGAACATGCTGATCGCACCGAAACATTATTTGGCCTAAGAGCCGAAGAAATCCATAAATGGATAGATGGATTTTTTGATCATGATGGCTTTGACCATTATATGCGCATGGGCAAGATAGCCAGTTACGACCCTTACGACCATCGCCGCTTTCGCCATTGCAAAGAAGCGCTAGAAGAGGCCTATCAAGAATTTGGCGAAAAATACTCACGTCAGCAAATAAAAAATGTAGTAGAAACCCACATTAAAGACGATTACGACGGCTACCTACCCAGCAGAACGGATTTTGAAAATGGTACCTTCACCGCTAAGTACCACGACGCTCAACACAGCGAAGAAATGGGCTCCATCCTCAGTGCCCAAGAGATGGAAGACTACTTTAACGGCATGGCGGATCGCAGCACCCCCGGTAACAGCTTTGTTAGCAGCTTTGGTTTTCGTATTGTTATCCCAACATTGCTGGCTATTTTACTGTTTATTACCGCCATTGTTTTTGTGATTGTCCCGCAGGTAGAAGGGTCGATGATGAGCCAAAAAAAACTGATGATTAAAGAGCTAACCTCATCGGCGGTAAGCATTGTAGAGCGATATATTCAATTGCAGGAAAGCGGCGAGCTAAGCCTAGAACAAGCCCAAAGCAAAGCCGCAGAAGAAGTAAAAGCAATGCGTTACGGCGAACAAAACAAAGACTACTTCTTTATTACCGACATGCATCCACGCATGATCATGCACCCCTACAGGCAAGACCTAAAGGGCAGGGATCTTACCCGCTACACCGACAGTGAAAACAAAAGTGGTAAGCTGATTTTTGTTGAGTTCACCCAACTGGTAAAAGACCAGCAAGAAGGCTATCTAGAATACTTATGGCAGTGGAAAGATGACCCAAACAAAACCGCCCCCAAGCTGAGTTATGTGCATGGGGTAGCACAGTGGCAATGGATCATTGGTACTGGGGTGTACTTTAATGACGTGCAAAAAGAAATAGACAAGCTAGAGCAAGCCCTGTTCACCACCTTTATGCTAATCACCCTAGGGCTGGTGGCCATCATGTCCTATATCATTGGTCAAAGTAGAACCATTGAAAATAGAAAAAAGCGGGCCGAGGTGGCGCTTCATGAAGCTAAAGATAGATACCGAGCACTGGTTGAATCATCCAATGAAGGTTACATGCTTGAAGCCGATGGCGAAGTGCTTTATGCCAACAATCGGCTACACCGTATGGTGGGCTATTCAGACTCTGAACTAAAAGCAGACAGCATTTGGAACATGCTGTTTCCTGTTTGTGCGCAAAATGCCCGTGTTTTAGCGCACCTAGTACAGCTATTTAAGCACCAGGCCGAAGCCAGTGAGTTTGAAGCGCAACTGCTTACCAAAAGTGGAAAACAGCTCGATATAATTCTTAGTACCTCAAAAATATTCCTCTCAGAAAAAAGCGGGCATGTTATTTCGTTTCGCCCTATTACCCGCAAAATCTATGGCGGGAGTGTTGGGCTAGTGAAAAAAGTCACCGACTATCAACTGCTCACCAGCCGCATTGTTGAGCAAATAGCGCAAAGTAATACTCAAGGCCATGTGGTTGAATCGCTAAACCACATGCCAGAGCTTATCCGTGAAATGATTGATGCGGGTTCTCGGCCAGATAACCTGCGTCGCGCCATTGGCAGCGCTTATGATGCCGCCATTTGCCGATTTATTGATCTCAGTATTGAAGAGTTAGGCGAGCCGCCGGTGCCTTTTTCGTTTATTTCTTTTGGCAGTAACGCCCGTCACGACATGACGCTGTTTTCTGATCAAGATAACGCCATCGTGTTTGAAGCCCCAGCACCAGAGCGACGCAAGTCAACCCAGCGCTATTTTTTGCATCTGGCTGAAAGAGTATGCGGTTTGTTAAATCAGGCGGGGTACAGTTATTGTGAAGGGCTAATCATGGCCACCAATCACCGTTGGTGTTTAACCGTAGAAGAATGGCAAAACAACTTTGAAAGCTGGATCAATAGTGCCACTCCTAGCACAATTTTAGAGCTAAATGTGTTTTTTGATATTCGCTCAACCTATGGCAAAAAAGCCTTGGTTGACCAGATCCAGCAGCACATTAATCAGCTTATCCGCCAGCATCCCTCATTTTTAAGCACTTATGCCAAAAACTGCCTGTCTTACAAGGTTCCGTTAAATAGTTTTAAGCAGATCAAAACCGAAAGGCACGACGGTGAAGCCTCAATCAATCTTAAAGCGTGCCTGCGGCCAATGGAAATTTTTTGTCGCATCTATGCGCTTAAACACGATATTCGTGAATCAAACACCATGGTAAGGCTTAAAAAGTTGGCGGCGGTAAAAGAAATCGACCCGCAAAGCTTTAAAGAAATGGTATATATTTTTGATCACATTTGGCATCTGCGCTTCATGAACCAAATAGTAGAATACACCGACCTTCGCGAAGTGAACGACGTACTGGCCATTAACAGCTTAACCGAGCTAGAGCAGCAAAATTTAAAAAACGTGCTGATGAAAATATCGCTATTTCATAACAAAATTAACCAAGACTTTTTTGGCAGCTCTGCGGGTAAGCTGTGA
- a CDS encoding phosphotransferase yields MNALSGGRASAIYLDNDVVYRPLNVWSSTIHKLLAHLEHVGVTEAPTFIGIDGPNEKLSLVKGKTYNYPLTGAIASLEAVVSAAKLLRKIHDASASFLIHHDPAELVWMLQAKQPYEVICHGDFAPYNVALSGNKVVGVFDFDTAHPAPRIWDLAYSTYCWSPFKTQENDKLGSIEEQIMRAKLFCDCYGASLAQREQLPEAMKQRLNALVDFMRQEANKGNQQFIANIEQQHHVAYLNDIEYIDSHQQQLRRSLCNL; encoded by the coding sequence ATGAACGCGCTAAGTGGTGGCAGGGCGTCTGCCATTTATCTAGACAATGATGTGGTTTATCGGCCTCTCAATGTATGGAGTTCTACTATTCATAAGTTGTTGGCCCATTTAGAGCATGTTGGTGTCACCGAGGCTCCAACATTCATTGGTATTGATGGCCCCAACGAGAAGCTGAGCTTGGTTAAAGGTAAAACATATAACTACCCTTTAACGGGGGCCATTGCCTCTTTAGAGGCTGTAGTGTCAGCCGCTAAATTGCTACGAAAAATTCATGATGCATCTGCCTCATTTCTCATCCACCATGACCCCGCTGAGCTAGTTTGGATGCTTCAAGCTAAGCAACCCTATGAGGTGATTTGTCATGGTGACTTTGCCCCATACAATGTGGCGCTATCGGGTAATAAGGTGGTAGGGGTATTTGATTTTGATACCGCCCATCCTGCACCACGGATATGGGATTTAGCCTACTCGACGTATTGTTGGTCACCTTTCAAAACACAAGAAAACGACAAACTGGGTAGCATTGAAGAACAAATAATGAGGGCCAAATTGTTTTGTGACTGCTATGGCGCGTCTCTCGCACAGCGGGAGCAACTTCCTGAAGCGATGAAGCAGCGTTTGAATGCCTTGGTTGATTTTATGCGTCAAGAAGCGAACAAGGGTAATCAACAATTTATTGCGAATATTGAACAGCAGCATCATGTGGCGTATTTAAATGATATTGAGTATATCGATAGCCACCAGCAGCAACTGCGGCGATCATTGTGCAACTTATGA
- a CDS encoding linear amide C-N hydrolase: MKNFKLNKIALVAITAISMVGMAQTANACSRITLDTPHGMSTVRSLDWGQQLGNTTQVNPVGIERSTETPSYKHAMQWTTNYHAVAQMEYDVFGGVTSDAINSQGLAASLLYMADSAAFIEDYQDTGAPAVSFIDVIAYITETYATTEQAVTAFNNNEWQIAWKDGLHGTEHGLHISIHDKSGDIALLQLNKGGKMVVHRGDEKSDLRVMANSPLQQDHRDYVAKVDLADLTAKKVPTSISSLDRNLRGLFHTTHVKFEEGKTWPQTRGKLLSTFNAGNLVPQDLIDPTNGETYASWTQFVYNHENGDFLFTNYDTREQIGYNFNDTLYFSETMCADTVKQASEGKSTVTFSPCSK, translated from the coding sequence ATGAAAAACTTCAAACTAAATAAAATCGCACTTGTTGCAATTACAGCAATCTCAATGGTTGGCATGGCACAAACAGCCAATGCATGTTCACGCATCACCCTTGATACACCACATGGTATGTCAACGGTTCGTTCACTTGACTGGGGTCAACAGCTGGGTAATACCACTCAAGTTAACCCAGTCGGCATTGAGCGCAGCACTGAAACACCTAGCTATAAGCATGCGATGCAGTGGACCACTAATTATCATGCGGTTGCACAAATGGAATACGATGTTTTTGGCGGAGTGACTTCTGACGCGATAAACTCACAGGGCCTTGCTGCATCATTGCTTTATATGGCTGATAGCGCAGCCTTCATCGAAGACTACCAAGACACAGGTGCGCCAGCGGTTAGTTTCATTGATGTGATTGCATACATTACAGAAACTTATGCTACGACTGAACAAGCTGTCACCGCGTTCAATAACAACGAATGGCAAATAGCGTGGAAAGATGGCTTACATGGCACCGAGCATGGTTTGCATATCTCTATCCACGATAAGTCTGGCGATATTGCTTTATTACAGCTAAACAAAGGCGGAAAGATGGTTGTGCATCGCGGTGATGAAAAATCAGATTTGCGTGTTATGGCAAACTCTCCATTACAACAAGATCACCGTGACTATGTTGCTAAGGTTGATTTAGCTGACTTAACGGCTAAAAAAGTGCCTACATCAATTAGCTCGCTAGACCGTAACTTACGTGGCTTATTCCACACGACACACGTAAAATTTGAGGAAGGTAAAACTTGGCCACAAACTCGCGGTAAGCTATTAAGTACCTTCAACGCGGGTAACTTAGTTCCTCAAGATTTGATTGACCCAACTAACGGCGAGACTTACGCATCTTGGACTCAGTTTGTTTATAACCATGAAAACGGTGACTTCTTGTTTACCAATTACGACACTCGCGAGCAGATTGGCTATAACTTTAACGACACGTTGTATTTCTCTGAAACAATGTGTGCAGATACCGTTAAGCAGGCATCAGAAGGTAAAAGCACGGTTACATTTTCACCTTGTTCTAAGTAA
- a CDS encoding isochorismatase family protein — protein sequence MQALLIIDMQNACFEGAKRFAADQVIKHINQLAWSFRQKQLPVIHIQHQDAADFLPNSHGWQFIPQICLEHTDLVIAKTCCDAFINTDLSLQLAKLKVEHIAICGCATDFCVDSTIKGSIAQGLASTVIADAHTTADRPHASAEQLIKHFNWNWPQLIAPNPPLVMSCAEAVALL from the coding sequence TTGCAGGCTTTACTCATTATAGATATGCAAAATGCCTGCTTTGAAGGCGCTAAGCGCTTTGCAGCAGATCAAGTCATCAAGCATATTAACCAACTGGCATGGTCTTTTAGGCAAAAGCAGCTGCCTGTTATTCATATTCAGCACCAAGACGCTGCCGATTTTTTACCAAACAGCCATGGCTGGCAGTTCATCCCGCAAATATGCCTTGAGCACACCGATTTGGTGATCGCCAAAACCTGCTGCGATGCCTTTATCAATACCGACCTCAGCCTACAATTAGCCAAACTAAAGGTAGAGCACATAGCTATTTGCGGCTGCGCTACCGATTTTTGCGTAGACTCGACCATTAAAGGCAGCATTGCCCAAGGCTTAGCCAGCACGGTGATTGCCGATGCCCACACCACCGCCGATAGGCCACACGCCAGCGCCGAGCAGCTGATTAAGCATTTTAATTGGAACTGGCCACAATTAATTGCTCCCAACCCTCCCCTAGTAATGAGCTGCGCAGAGGCGGTCGCTTTACTTTAA